A single region of the Populus nigra chromosome 2, ddPopNigr1.1, whole genome shotgun sequence genome encodes:
- the LOC133682058 gene encoding sterol carrier protein 2-like, giving the protein MATVQLKSDFIFELLKRFLQTDEGIAVKNKVNLVYQFNLAPEKIGKDEVSYTINLKKGEVIKGPYEGGKPDTTFTLRDEDFVKLADGKLNPQIAFMRGALKIKGSLSAAQKFTPDIFPKRPKL; this is encoded by the exons ATGGCTACTGTTCAGCTCAAGTCAGACTTTATTTTCGAGCTTTTGAAGCGGTTCCTTCAGACCGACGAGGGTATTGCTGTTAAAAACAAGGTTAACCTTGTCTATCAATTCAACCTCGCCCCCGAG AAAATTGGGAAGGATGAGGTGAGTTATACTATTAATCTCAAAAAGGGCGAGGTTATCAAAG GGCCGTACGAAGGAGGGAAGCCTGATACCACATTTACCCTAAGGGATGAAGATTTTGTGAAGCTTGCTGATGGAAAATTGAATCCCCAGATTGCTTTCATGAG GGGTGCATTGAAGATCAAGGGTAGTTTGAGTGCTGCGCAGAAATTCACTCCTGACATCTTCCCCAAGCGTCCTAAGCTGTGA
- the LOC133681735 gene encoding thioredoxin-like 4, chloroplastic isoform X1: MDMVYLVCHLLIRSFEAQQDMEKARTFLLQLQQHIDCGGSLNVVMQKQNILYSKASFGFGRNPDRQLDCRIPCVAPSMLPCRGNEKSCLMKAKFPSITKYAGLNFPKNNVASRPGRIKAVVDENPGELSDEDDDLCPVDCVREFKTDEEFLRILEKAKETDSLVVVDFYRTSCGSCKYIEQGFAKLCKGSGDQEAAVTFLKHNVIDEYDEQSEVAERLRIKTVPLFHFYKKGVLVESFPTRDKERILGAILKYTSPAAQDT, encoded by the exons atggatatgGTGTATCTTGTCTGTCATCTTCTCATTCGAAGTTTTGAAGCTCAACAGGATATGGAAAAAGCGCGAACCTTTCTTCTCCAATTGCAACAG catATAGATTGCGGAGGCTCGCTGAATGTTGTCATGCAAAAGCAGAACATTCTATATTCCAAGGCCTCTTTCGGTTTTGGAAGGAACCCAGATAGACAACTTGATTGTAGAATTCCTTGTGTAGCTCCAAGCATGCTTCCTTGTAGAGGTAATGAGAAGTCTTGTCTTATGAAGGCAAAATTCCCCTCTATCACTAAATATGCAGGCTTGAATTTTCCAAAAAACAACGTTGCTTCGCGGCCTGGGAGAATCAAAGCCGTGGTTGATGAAAACCCAGGTGAATTAtccgatgaagatgatgatctCTGTCCTGTGGACTGTGTTAGAGAATTCAAGACTGATGAGGAATTCCTTAGAATTCTTGAGAAGGCCAAAGAAACTGATTCTTTAGTGGTGGTAGATTTTTATCGCACTTCTTGTGGAAGCTGCAAGTATATAGAGCAGGGGTTTGCAAAATTGTGCAAGGGTTCTGGTGATCAAGAGGCCGCAGTAACCTTCTTAAAGCATAAT GTAATTGATGAGTATGATGAACAATCTGAGGTTGCTGAACGACTTAGAATCAAG ACTGTTCCCCTCTTCCACTTCTATAAAAAGGGAGTGCTGGTGGAATCGTTCCCTACCAGGGACAAAGAGAGGATTCTTGGAGCAATTCTGAAATACACTTCACCAGCAGCTCAAGACACCTAA
- the LOC133681735 gene encoding thioredoxin-like 4, chloroplastic isoform X2: MQKQNILYSKASFGFGRNPDRQLDCRIPCVAPSMLPCRGNEKSCLMKAKFPSITKYAGLNFPKNNVASRPGRIKAVVDENPGELSDEDDDLCPVDCVREFKTDEEFLRILEKAKETDSLVVVDFYRTSCGSCKYIEQGFAKLCKGSGDQEAAVTFLKHNVIDEYDEQSEVAERLRIKTVPLFHFYKKGVLVESFPTRDKERILGAILKYTSPAAQDT, translated from the exons ATGCAAAAGCAGAACATTCTATATTCCAAGGCCTCTTTCGGTTTTGGAAGGAACCCAGATAGACAACTTGATTGTAGAATTCCTTGTGTAGCTCCAAGCATGCTTCCTTGTAGAGGTAATGAGAAGTCTTGTCTTATGAAGGCAAAATTCCCCTCTATCACTAAATATGCAGGCTTGAATTTTCCAAAAAACAACGTTGCTTCGCGGCCTGGGAGAATCAAAGCCGTGGTTGATGAAAACCCAGGTGAATTAtccgatgaagatgatgatctCTGTCCTGTGGACTGTGTTAGAGAATTCAAGACTGATGAGGAATTCCTTAGAATTCTTGAGAAGGCCAAAGAAACTGATTCTTTAGTGGTGGTAGATTTTTATCGCACTTCTTGTGGAAGCTGCAAGTATATAGAGCAGGGGTTTGCAAAATTGTGCAAGGGTTCTGGTGATCAAGAGGCCGCAGTAACCTTCTTAAAGCATAAT GTAATTGATGAGTATGATGAACAATCTGAGGTTGCTGAACGACTTAGAATCAAG ACTGTTCCCCTCTTCCACTTCTATAAAAAGGGAGTGCTGGTGGAATCGTTCCCTACCAGGGACAAAGAGAGGATTCTTGGAGCAATTCTGAAATACACTTCACCAGCAGCTCAAGACACCTAA
- the LOC133681947 gene encoding abscisic acid 8'-hydroxylase CYP707A1-like, giving the protein MGGILAYVLIFLVSVVAYIIKKRNNKEPYTGIKLPPGSLGWPYIGETLQLYSQDPNVFFASKQKRYGEIFKTHILGCPSVMLASPEAARFVLVTQAHLFKPTYPKSKEHLIGPSALFFHQGDYHVRLRKLVQGSLSLDAIRNLVADISATAASTLDSWDGGHVLNTFQEMKKFSFEVGILAIFGNLEAHYREELKRNYRIVDKGYNSFPTSLPGTPFKKAVLARKRLSKILGDIICERKEKRLLEKDLLGCLLNSKDEKGEVLTDDQIADNIIGVLFAAQDTTATAMTWIVKYLHDNQKILEAVKAEQNAFRKLNDEENQPLSWSQTRSMPLTHKVVLESLRMASIISFTFREAVADVEYKGYLIPKGWKVMPLFRNIHHNPEYFSDPQKFDPTRFEVAPKPNTYMPFGSGQHACPGNELAKLEILVMIHHLLTKFRWKVVGSQSGIQYGPFPVPLHGLPARFWKESTS; this is encoded by the exons ATGGGAGGGATTCTTGCTTACGTTCTCATCTTTCTTGTTAGTGTAGTGGCTTATAtcattaagaaaagaaacaacaaagaaCCCTACACGGGAATTAAGCTCCCACCAGGTTCGTTGGGATGGCCTTACATAGGAGAGACTCTTCAACTCTACTCTCAAGACCCAAATGTGTTCTTTGCTTCCAAACAAAAAAG GTATGGAGAAATATTCAAGACCCATATTCTTGGTTGCCCTAGTGTTATGCTGGCTAGCCCTGAGGCAGCTCGGTTTGTGCTTGTGACTCAAGCTCATTTGTTCAAGCCAACATATCCCAAAAGCAAGGAACATTTGATCGGTCCATCAgctcttttttttcatcaaggAGATTACCATGTCCGTCTAAGGAAGTTGGTTCAGGGATCCTTGTCTCTGGATGCAATTCGAAATTTGGTTGCTGATATTTCAGCTACAGCAGCCTCTACCTTAGACTCATGGGATGGTGGACATGTCCTTAACACCTTCCAAGAAATGAAAAAG TTTTCTTTTGAGGTAGGAATACTAGCAATTTTTGGCAATTTGGAAGCCCATTATAGAGAAGAATTGAAAAGGAACTACAGAATTGTGGATAAAGGCTATAATTCCTTTCCAACAAGCCTCCCGGGAACTCCTTTCAAGAAGGCAGTGCTG GCAAGAAAGAGGTTAAGCAAGATTCTTGGTGATATTATTtgtgaaagaaaagagaagaggtTGCTTGAAAAGGATCTCTTGGGTTGTCTATTGAACTCAAAAGATGAGAAAGGAGAAGTCTTAACCGATGATCAAATCGCGGATAACATTATTGGAGTGCTCTTTGCTGCTCAAGACACCACAGCTACTGCCATGACATGGATTGTCAAGTATCTCCATGACAACCAGAAAATTCTAGAGGCTGTAAAG GCCGAACAGAATGCATTTCGCAAACTGAACGATGAGGAAAATCAACCATTGAGTTGGAGTCAAACTAGGAGCATGCCATTAACCCACAAG GTTGTGCTGGAGAGCTTGAGAATGGCAAGCATTATATCTTTTACATTTAGGGAAGCAGTGGCTGATGTCGAATACAAAG GGTACTTGATTCCGAAAGGTTGGAAGGTGATGCCTTTGTTCAGGAACATTCATCACAATCCAGAATATTTCAGTGATCCTCAGAAATTTGATCCTACAAGATTTGAG gttGCACCAAAACCCAATACATATATGCCATTTGGCAGTGGACAACATGCCTGTCCAGGCAATGAACTTGCCAAGTTGGAGATTCTTGTTATGATCCACCATTTGCTAACCAAGTTCAG ATGGAAAGTGGTGGGATCTCAAAGTGGGATTCAGTATGGCCCATTCCCTGTGCCATTGCATGGACTTCCAGCCAGATTTTGGAAAGAATCTACCAGCTAG